The nucleotide sequence AATGCCACAGCTAGTTTCTCACTGTGCCAATTCATCCAACTTTGCTTGTTTCTAGTGATGTCATCTGACTTTGTGCCAGAAGCATCAGTGGCTGTCGGTTTATCAATCTTGGAAAGCATCTCTGCCAGTTTCGCATATATTGTGTTGCTCTCTGGATGGCACTTGTCACCGGCAACAAAAGAGTGAACCCCGGACCTTAGTTCAATCCAACTCAGACCAGGTTCTTTCTTCACACCTCGCTCTTTCATCACATCTCTAATTTTTGAAGCTAACGAGAGCTCCCCAGCATCCAGGTAAATGTTGTAGAGATTTACATAGGATGCTGAGGAACCGGGTTGTAGTTCCATTATCCTATCTGCAACAAGTTGACCTCTCTCCATGTCTCGATGGATACGACATGATGCTAGCAAAGACCGCCAGATGACAGGTTCATCATGGGAGATTGAATCCCTTATAAAAGCCTCAGCATCAGCTAGTCTCCCAGCTCGGCCAAGGAGATCAACAACACATGTGCAATGCTTTATGGTTGGACTCAATGCATACCCATTTTTCATGATTTCATAATACCTGCATGATACGATGAAAGGAATGGACAAATGAGAAACATGTATAATTCTAGTATAAGACAGTAAGTCACACTCCAGCAACACAAAAACCTCAAAGTTCCGACCATATACAGTTCTTTTTTCAGATAAAGATATATGTATGAATAATTGAAAATTGATGATCTGACATACCTGAGTCCCTCATCAACCAATCCTCCATGGCTACATGCAGTAAGGACACCGAGAAAGGTAATCTCATTTGGCACCACCTTTGCATCTACCATTTCACTGAAAAAACGTAAAGCCTCCCTAGCACAGCCATGCTGTGCATGGCTTGATATTACAGCAGACCAAGACACAACGTCGTGTAATTCCATCTCCTGAAACCTCCGGACTGCAGCATCCACATCCCCTGATCTAGCATACATATGTATGCAGGAATTTCCCATGGCAGTGAACCGACCAAAACCAGATTTTGTGGCAAAGCACTGAATCTGCTCACCAGTCCTTGCAACAGCCAAACTGGCACAAGCATTCATCACTATCGATATAGTGAAAGGGTCAGGTTTCAGTCCAGCAGCCAATAATTCATGGAACAAGGTCAGTGCCCTCTCGAAAAGCTCATTTTGAACACACCCTGAAATCATCGCTGTCCACGTGACGACATCTTGTTTCGGAACAGATCTGAAACACCTGAACCCATCTTCGATATAGCCAGAGTTGAAGTACAAGTCAATCAGTGCACTCCCAATGAAGTCATCTCCCTGGAAACAATGCTTCAGTACTTGTCCATGTATCTGTTTTCCGAATTCAATGTCACCTGCCAAGTTACAAGCTCGTATGACACTGGAGAATGTGAACTCGGTAGGCTCCATTCCTCGACTCTGCACCTCTGAATACAGACTTAACGCTTCTCTAAGGACATCCATACCGACAGCAGCCTCATCACGACACAGCCCCGCAATCATGGCATTGAACACAACCACATTGGGATCAAGCACTGACTTGAAGAGCGCAACAGCTTCACTCAATGCACCTTTCTTCGCATACATGTCAACCATCGCGCTCGCAAGAAACACGTCAGAGTCCGACCCAGCCTTCACCACGCATCCATGAACCGCCGCGGCAATATCCCTCACAGAGTTATCGCTGCCAGCGCAACACTTGATGACACTGCCAAGAGCAAAAGAATTCAAGCCCATCCCAGAACGGCGCATCAGAGCAAACACCCTCAACATCTCATCGTGCGCACCAGTGCGCACATAGCCAGAGACCAGCGCGTTCCACGAGACGTCGTCCCGCTCCTCGGCGGCGTCAAACACCCGCCTCGCCTGTCCCATGTCGCCGCACCTGGCATACATGCTGACGAGCGAGTTGGAGACGAACACGCCCCCGGCGAGCCCCTCGAGGACGGCCAGCGCGTGCACGGCCTTGCCCTCCCTCAGGCGCCCGGCCCGCGAGCACGCGGCGAGCGCGGCCGCGTACGTGAACCGGTCGGCCCTGACGCCGGGGGCACGGCGCGCGCGCGCGAAGGTCGCCAGGGAGACCTCAGTCTGTCCAGCGCGGGAATAGGCGTCGATGAGGAGGTTAAAGGAGACGGCGTTAGCGcggggcatttcgtcgagcaggcgGCGCGCGGGGCCGCCGAGGCGGCAGTACGCGGCGAGGAGCGTGTTGCGGAGGAAGAGGGACGGGAAAGGGTGGGCACGGACGATGTGGGCgtggacggcggcggcgtggcgcggcgTCGAGCAGGAGCGAAGGTGGTGGAGGTAGTAAGCGTCCAGGGACGGGAACGCCGCCGGCGGCGGTGCCCGCGGAGGCATCCCCATCTCGTCTCGGGCGAACTGTTCGAACCGCGAAGGAAGTGATTGTGAACCATCCGATCAAAGTTTCGTGGTCCAGATCTGCTCtagaatactccctccatctacgATGTTTTTTGACATTCGTGTAGTGTCAAAAAAACGTCTACATTATAAAACGGATGGAGTAGAAGCCAATGCCAGATCTGCTATAAAATAGACCAAGAACCGAGAAGAAAGTGAGATGAGGGCACTTCTTTGAGTTTGTCTTTTGGATTTTGATCCTTCTCGAGTTCGTCCATTTGGACATAGTCGACGGAGCTCCGACGTAGATTCATGTCGTCTTCTTGAGGCGGTGAGGTTTGCGTTTCTCGTTATGTGACGAGATTTGGTCTCAGATGATTCAGATCTATGCATGGGTTCAACGACGATGACTAAGGATCCAGGGTGATGGTCCTTAGGGGAACATGCACCAAGACTTCACGGCTATCATCAACAAGGTCAAGTCAGATCCGGTAGGGGAGCGGGGACATCGACGCGTCGATGGCTCGCTCCGACGACGGTAGTGATCATCCAGTGGTGGGAATCTTTATATAATTTTATTATATTTGAGATATTTTGTACACCCGATAAATTTTGATAATAGATCTAATCCTTTCCGCAAAAAATATATCTAATATGTTGTTATGAAAATTTACAGTAACTAGGTGACTTCCGCGTGCTGCTGCGGATTTTAAAGATTAATTttgaataattttgtacaaatgaAATGATCAAATCAAAAATTATTATTTTCCAAAACAGTCATGTGTGAATAAAGAGTATACATGTACGCTGGATTATTCAAGATGGGATAATTATATTGAGGTATGCATGTGCTACAAAATAGGTTCAGCGAATGATAACATGGCACATTTGACAATATAGAGCGATGCATGTTCAAAGAATTAAAGTTAGTAGGGATTAACTACTTAGGTATTATAGACACCCCTGCAGTGACTTTTTAACTTCGATGAAATGTTTTTTTCCTGTAGAATAAAAGATAAAAGAGCATGATGTAGCTTTTTTTTGTGATGGTGTAACAATTTCACATGTGTAGAAAAATAACACCTATCGGCATGGTACGAAATGTTTCTATACTTAAGAACCTGCAACTCGCTCATATTCGTGCTTCCTCAACTGATCccttttggcatttaacttgtgtGTATGATGAACCGCGTACTGAAAACCATCATCGGATGTGGATCATCTTGTCTGACATCCGAGTGTCGAGCGACTTTCCATGGATGCTCATGGGGGATTGTAAtgaaggggctgtttggtttgagactaagtttgccaaagtttgccacacctaaggttaggcaagtttgaccaacttagatgTGTGTTTGGTTCAaaccacatcttaggcaagccacattaTGGTCCCATatcacatacacacaaaaaatgtggcaagatttccttagacttgccaacttgtggctctcattttgaagaactaaccttagccAAGTTTGGcaaacattgtatggcaaagtatggcactcctaggcctagaaccaaacagccctgAAGCTACGTGGCAGTGCGAACATATGTTCGCCACCCCACGCCCGGCTAGCCAAATTGCAGCATTCCGTGAAATTGTACAAGATTGTGAGTTCCATGACCTTGGGTTTGCCGGAGCTCCTTTTCACATATGATAATAGAAGGAGGGGAAGAGCAAACGTGAAAGTGAGGTTGGACCGTGCTCTAGCTGACAATTGGTGGAGGGACATTTTCTCGGATGTTAGTGTGGTCCATTTGGTTTCTCCATGTTCGGACCATCCatcgtcactagtagaaaacagggctttggtcacagcacAATATACATATTAGTTCTGGTTGCAttataaaccgggactaatgtgagcattagtcccgattCGAGCGGCTAAAGGCATTAATCCCAGTTCAAATGGAtcatttagtcccggtttgagacacgaaccgggactaaagggcatcgcaccctttagtcctggttcatgtctcaaaccgacactaaagggtgtgatgccctttagtcccagttcgtgtctcaaaccaggactaaagggcccaTTTCTCAAACtctacaacccccccccccttatcgccattttagttttaaaaaaaagaggaaatgatagaaacttcaaaaaataaaatccttcgagatgtagttatattactacatctactagttaggaaaattaaaaaacttaaatttgaatatgttttgcaaaaaaatgttatgaaaaagtaaaacggctataatttttgcatacgatgtccgaaaaaaatgtataatatatcaaaatgttcagcacgaaaatccgcatccgattttgactgcctatggcttgtttgcaaatttttagaatcctcaaattctttaaggaaaaaaagatatgctcaaatttctttttttttattttggttaaaacaggtcaaactatggtcaaactatttattcaagaaatattagtgttactaaataattattgttttttagaataatagtttcaaactcaaacagtgaaacgtgtgacttcatgctcaagctaaactcctgagggttaataggattgacagcttactattgtcagggaaacaacaagtgcagacttggaaacgagggggaatagaacttGGAAGTTAagcgtgccccccccccctttagtctgagcacgcttaacttccgggtaaAAAACTTGATCGCCTAGTGCAGACCAATGGAGATCCACGAGAGATAAGAAGGACTGTCTGATAGTATGAATGAACTGCTATATAAAGAAGAACTCTTGTGGCTGCAGCGTTCTCGTATTAGCTCGCTCAAAGAGGGCGATCGAAACACGAAGTTTTTCCACAGTAGTTCCGTTTGGCGAGCCAGGAAGAACAAGATTAAAAAACTAAGAGATGATGATGGTGTATGGCAGACTACACCCTCGGTCATGGAGTTAATGGCCACTTCCTTCTTTAATAATTGTTCACCAGAGATCCTTCTTTGAATGTTGATGAGATAATTGGCTTGATAGATAGAAAATTAACGGATGAAATGAATGACTCACTTTGTAGGGATTTTACTGAACAAGAAATATGCGACGCATTGTTTCAAATAGGTCCCCTGAAAGCCCCTGGACCAGATGGATTCCCAGCGAGGTTTTATCAAAGAAACTGGGCGGTTT is from Triticum aestivum cultivar Chinese Spring chromosome 3A, IWGSC CS RefSeq v2.1, whole genome shotgun sequence and encodes:
- the LOC123063509 gene encoding pentatricopeptide repeat-containing protein At3g13880 — encoded protein: MGMPPRAPPPAAFPSLDAYYLHHLRSCSTPRHAAAVHAHIVRAHPFPSLFLRNTLLAAYCRLGGPARRLLDEMPRANAVSFNLLIDAYSRAGQTEVSLATFARARRAPGVRADRFTYAAALAACSRAGRLREGKAVHALAVLEGLAGGVFVSNSLVSMYARCGDMGQARRVFDAAEERDDVSWNALVSGYVRTGAHDEMLRVFALMRRSGMGLNSFALGSVIKCCAGSDNSVRDIAAAVHGCVVKAGSDSDVFLASAMVDMYAKKGALSEAVALFKSVLDPNVVVFNAMIAGLCRDEAAVGMDVLREALSLYSEVQSRGMEPTEFTFSSVIRACNLAGDIEFGKQIHGQVLKHCFQGDDFIGSALIDLYFNSGYIEDGFRCFRSVPKQDVVTWTAMISGCVQNELFERALTLFHELLAAGLKPDPFTISIVMNACASLAVARTGEQIQCFATKSGFGRFTAMGNSCIHMYARSGDVDAAVRRFQEMELHDVVSWSAVISSHAQHGCAREALRFFSEMVDAKVVPNEITFLGVLTACSHGGLVDEGLRYYEIMKNGYALSPTIKHCTCVVDLLGRAGRLADAEAFIRDSISHDEPVIWRSLLASCRIHRDMERGQLVADRIMELQPGSSASYVNLYNIYLDAGELSLASKIRDVMKERGVKKEPGLSWIELRSGVHSFVAGDKCHPESNTIYAKLAEMLSKIDKPTATDASGTKSDDITRNKQSWMNWHSEKLAVALGLIHLPQSAPIRVMKNLRVCRDCHLAMKLISKSEKREIILRDAIRFHHFRDGSCSCADYW